From a region of the Streptacidiphilus albus JL83 genome:
- a CDS encoding aldo/keto reductase — MSTSSRTKAAAAAGTWRLGDRTVNRVGFGAMRLTGTAPFDLGLPRDRERSIGLLRRAVESGVNHIDTAAFYFSATRSANELINRALAPYPEDLVIATKVWPGRDSSGAWWWAAPEQLRGQVEENLRQLGRDHLDVVNLRVPPSRRSGSIAEHFGALAELRDAGLIRHLGISNVTSAQLDEARAIAPVVCVQNPYGIGAPDEDRALLRYCGELGLAFVPFFAIAGSGREAGPGSGDSGAVAAVAAAHGVSVAQVRLAWTLQQGPHVLAIPGTGDPEHLAQNLAAGSLRLPAEETACLDAPVPEGR; from the coding sequence ATGTCCACGAGTTCCCGGACGAAGGCCGCTGCCGCTGCCGGTACGTGGCGGCTCGGCGACCGCACCGTCAACCGCGTCGGCTTCGGCGCGATGCGGCTGACCGGCACCGCGCCGTTCGACCTCGGCCTGCCGCGTGACCGCGAGCGGTCGATCGGACTGCTGCGGCGGGCGGTCGAGTCGGGGGTGAACCACATCGACACCGCCGCGTTCTACTTCTCGGCGACGCGCTCCGCCAATGAGCTGATCAACCGGGCCCTCGCGCCCTACCCGGAGGACCTGGTCATCGCCACCAAGGTCTGGCCGGGCCGCGACTCCTCGGGGGCGTGGTGGTGGGCCGCACCGGAGCAGCTGCGCGGCCAGGTGGAGGAGAACCTCCGCCAACTGGGCCGTGACCACCTGGACGTGGTCAACCTGCGGGTGCCGCCGTCCCGACGGAGCGGCTCGATCGCCGAGCACTTCGGGGCGCTGGCCGAGCTGCGCGACGCCGGGCTGATCCGCCACCTCGGCATCTCGAACGTCACCTCCGCGCAACTGGACGAGGCCCGGGCCATCGCCCCGGTGGTGTGCGTGCAGAACCCCTATGGGATCGGTGCTCCGGACGAGGACCGGGCGTTGCTGCGGTACTGCGGTGAACTCGGCCTCGCCTTCGTTCCGTTCTTCGCGATCGCCGGTTCCGGCCGCGAGGCGGGTCCGGGGTCCGGCGACAGCGGGGCGGTGGCCGCCGTCGCCGCTGCGCACGGCGTGTCCGTCGCCCAGGTCCGACTGGCCTGGACCCTGCAGCAGGGGCCGCACGTGCTGGCGATCCCCGGCACCGGTGATCCGGAGCACCTCGCGCAGAACCTGGCGGCCGGCTCGCTGCGGCTCCCGGCGGAGGAGACGGCCTGCCTCGACGCACCGGTGCCGGAGGGCCGATGA
- a CDS encoding YybH family protein, which yields MSEHGTIEKTDISFGPASCNRSDETTDPSARGAEAALETFYYALNNQDREALRADWSAHPLAQLNNPVGGILRGGGAIVALYEKVFAGRPNVRVVFGDVVAYPGTDHAVFAGRESGSWTDAEGNAVPLEIRTSRCFRYQDGRWQQIHHHGSIDDPAAPAAYQHPVRG from the coding sequence ATGAGCGAACACGGCACGATCGAGAAGACGGACATCAGCTTCGGCCCCGCCTCCTGCAACCGGTCGGACGAGACCACCGACCCGTCGGCGCGCGGGGCCGAAGCCGCGTTGGAGACCTTCTACTACGCTCTCAACAACCAGGACCGCGAAGCCCTGCGGGCGGACTGGTCCGCCCACCCGCTGGCGCAGCTGAACAACCCGGTCGGCGGCATCCTGCGCGGTGGGGGCGCGATCGTCGCCCTCTACGAGAAGGTCTTCGCGGGCCGTCCGAACGTCCGGGTGGTCTTCGGCGACGTGGTCGCCTACCCGGGCACGGACCATGCTGTCTTCGCCGGTCGGGAGAGCGGGAGTTGGACCGACGCCGAGGGCAACGCGGTCCCGTTGGAGATCCGCACCAGCCGCTGCTTCCGCTACCAGGACGGCCGTTGGCAGCAGATCCACCACCACGGCAGCATCGACGACCCAGCCGCTCCCGCCGCCTACCAGCACCCGGTCAGAGGCTGA
- a CDS encoding MBL fold metallo-hydrolase — MSDSTSTSTISTTDAAIDFLTAAPVAGSLEVRWIHGAPNRRAATDPAIQVHAYDEHTVILRQSKGVSSEAPFMFLLFGNDRALLLDTGATADPQRFPLRETVDGLIGDWLTRHPREGYELVVAHTHGHNDHVAGDAQFADRPSTTVVAREIAAVHAFFGLAERPEQGVDFDLGGRVLRLLATPGHHAASITVYDPWTGILFTGDTVLPGRLYVQDFPAFTATMERLVSFAGTHRVTHVFGCHVEMTDRPGADFPLGAPYQPGETVPQMTVEQLVAVRDAALSVADRPGIHGFDDFIIFHGMGLGNTAKLIGRGLAHRLGLIRL, encoded by the coding sequence ATGTCTGACAGCACCAGCACCAGCACGATCAGCACGACCGACGCGGCGATCGACTTCCTGACGGCGGCCCCGGTGGCCGGCTCGTTGGAGGTGCGGTGGATACACGGGGCGCCCAACCGGCGCGCTGCCACCGATCCGGCCATCCAGGTCCACGCCTACGACGAGCACACCGTCATCCTGCGGCAGAGCAAGGGGGTCAGCAGCGAGGCGCCGTTCATGTTCCTGCTCTTCGGCAACGACCGGGCGCTGCTGCTGGACACCGGGGCGACGGCCGACCCGCAGCGGTTCCCGCTGCGGGAGACCGTCGACGGCCTGATCGGGGACTGGCTGACCCGGCACCCCCGGGAGGGCTACGAGCTGGTCGTCGCCCACACCCACGGCCACAACGACCATGTGGCCGGGGACGCGCAGTTCGCAGACAGGCCGAGCACCACCGTGGTGGCGCGGGAGATCGCGGCGGTCCACGCCTTCTTCGGGCTCGCCGAACGGCCGGAACAGGGCGTCGACTTCGACCTCGGCGGCCGGGTGCTGCGGCTGCTGGCCACCCCCGGGCACCATGCGGCCTCGATCACCGTCTACGACCCGTGGACCGGGATCCTGTTCACCGGTGACACGGTGCTACCGGGCCGGCTCTACGTCCAGGACTTCCCAGCCTTCACTGCGACCATGGAGCGGCTGGTCTCCTTCGCCGGGACGCACCGGGTCACCCATGTGTTCGGCTGCCATGTCGAGATGACCGACCGGCCGGGGGCCGACTTCCCGCTCGGCGCCCCCTACCAGCCCGGCGAGACCGTACCGCAGATGACCGTGGAGCAGTTGGTCGCGGTGCGCGACGCCGCCCTGTCCGTCGCCGACAGGCCGGGGATCCACGGCTTCGACGACTTCATCATCTTCCACGGCATGGGCCTGGGGAACACGGCGAAGCTGATCGGCCGGGGGCTGGCGCACAGGCTCGGACTGATCCGGCTCTGA
- a CDS encoding glycosyl hydrolase family 18 protein, which yields MPERRRIGLTLAGAAVAVIGLAASMLGTAAGATVAASAPATNTTGAAATSGGIKVAYYDQWSIYQNAFYPKALDTEGIAGKVNYLIYDFENIDPTNLTCFETTKATDPDPGGESDPNAGDGAEDATADYQTEYSAANAVNGTADVYNQPIAGNFHQLQELKAKYPNLKILLSIGGWTYSKYFSDVAATAASRQKFVSSCISMFIEGNLPVEGGFGGNGTAKGIFDGFDIDWEYPASANGHLGNHYSAADTANYTALLEEFRNELNTQGATDGKTYDLSAALPSGQDNINLIQTNQIAQYLNFGDLMSYDMYGAWNATGPTDEQDPLYANPNSPEAPVAPGKETFSIDNAVRAWTVGDPAYGIPGGFPASKLTLGLPFYYRGWTGVPAGSQHGLYQTATGASAPQTLSGDVPGVAMYKEVENIVANPADTYWDPVTDAAYFYDGTTFYGGEDAESIQARADYAHCNGLGGFMMFSLYDLDPATTLFNDAVSDINGSASSCPGAPSSSASASASASASASASASASASASASASASASASASASASATATPPSSGLLVNGGFETGSLSPWTCQTGSAVVTTPVHSGSHALQVAAGSSTTGECDQTVTLQPNHSYTLTGWVQGNYAYLGVSGGATASTWASPSSWQKLTVPFTTGSSGTVTVYVHGWYGQGNVFADDLAVN from the coding sequence GTGCCAGAACGCAGACGCATCGGACTCACACTCGCGGGGGCGGCGGTGGCAGTCATCGGACTTGCCGCCTCCATGCTCGGTACGGCCGCAGGCGCGACCGTCGCCGCGTCCGCCCCCGCCACCAACACCACCGGGGCCGCCGCCACCAGCGGCGGCATCAAGGTCGCCTACTACGACCAGTGGTCGATCTACCAGAACGCCTTCTACCCCAAGGCCCTCGACACCGAGGGCATCGCGGGCAAGGTGAACTACCTGATCTACGACTTCGAGAACATCGACCCCACCAACCTCACCTGTTTCGAGACCACCAAGGCGACCGACCCCGACCCGGGGGGTGAGAGCGACCCGAACGCCGGCGACGGCGCTGAGGACGCCACCGCCGACTACCAGACCGAGTACAGCGCCGCCAACGCCGTGAACGGCACCGCCGACGTCTACAACCAGCCGATCGCGGGCAACTTCCACCAGCTCCAGGAGCTGAAGGCGAAGTACCCGAACCTGAAGATCCTGCTCTCCATCGGCGGCTGGACCTACTCCAAGTACTTCTCCGACGTCGCGGCCACCGCGGCGTCCCGGCAGAAGTTCGTGTCCTCCTGCATCAGCATGTTCATCGAGGGCAACCTGCCGGTCGAGGGCGGCTTCGGCGGCAACGGCACCGCCAAGGGCATCTTCGACGGCTTCGACATCGACTGGGAGTACCCGGCCTCGGCCAACGGCCACCTGGGCAACCACTACTCCGCCGCGGACACCGCCAACTACACCGCGCTGCTGGAGGAGTTCCGCAACGAGCTGAACACCCAGGGGGCGACCGACGGGAAGACCTACGACCTGTCCGCCGCGCTGCCCTCCGGCCAGGACAACATCAATCTGATCCAGACCAACCAGATCGCCCAGTACCTGAACTTCGGCGACCTGATGTCGTACGACATGTACGGGGCCTGGAACGCGACCGGTCCGACCGACGAGCAGGACCCGCTCTACGCCAACCCCAACTCGCCGGAGGCGCCGGTCGCGCCTGGAAAGGAGACCTTCAGTATTGACAACGCCGTCAGAGCCTGGACTGTTGGTGATCCGGCGTACGGGATACCAGGCGGCTTCCCGGCCAGCAAACTGACCCTCGGCCTACCCTTCTACTACAGGGGGTGGACCGGCGTGCCGGCCGGTTCGCAGCACGGGCTCTACCAGACCGCCACCGGCGCCTCGGCTCCGCAGACCCTCTCCGGCGACGTGCCCGGGGTGGCGATGTACAAGGAAGTCGAGAACATCGTCGCCAACCCGGCGGACACCTACTGGGACCCCGTGACCGATGCCGCCTACTTCTACGACGGGACCACCTTCTACGGCGGTGAGGACGCCGAGTCGATCCAGGCCAGAGCTGACTACGCGCACTGCAACGGCCTCGGCGGGTTCATGATGTTCTCGCTCTACGACCTGGACCCGGCGACCACGCTGTTCAACGACGCGGTGAGCGACATCAACGGCTCGGCCAGCAGTTGCCCGGGTGCTCCGTCCTCCTCCGCGTCGGCCTCGGCGTCCGCTTCGGCTTCGGCATCGGCTTCGGCCTCCGCGTCCGCTTCTGCCTCGGCTTCTGCCTCGGCGTCCGCTTCTGCCTCGGCTTCGGCGTCCGCTTCGGCGACTGCGACCCCGCCGTCCTCGGGTCTGCTGGTCAACGGCGGCTTCGAGACCGGCAGCCTGAGCCCGTGGACCTGCCAGACAGGCAGCGCGGTGGTCACCACCCCGGTCCATTCCGGGAGTCACGCGCTGCAAGTGGCTGCGGGTTCGTCCACCACGGGCGAGTGCGACCAGACCGTCACGCTGCAGCCCAACCACAGCTACACGCTGACCGGTTGGGTCCAGGGCAACTACGCCTATCTGGGTGTCAGCGGTGGTGCCACTGCCAGTACCTGGGCCAGCCCCAGCAGTTGGCAGAAGCTGACGGTGCCGTTCACCACCGGATCCAGCGGCACGGTCACCGTGTACGTCCACGGCTGGTACGGCCAGGGCAATGTCTTCGCCGACGATCTCGCCGTGAACTGA
- a CDS encoding GNAT family N-acetyltransferase yields MTTTSRAFVRPYQPDDRDALFDICVRTAHQGGDSRHLYPDLELLPSIFAAPYAYLEPELAFVLDDGERAVGYIVGTADTPLFVERYRAQWLPGLALRYPRSDRTAETPAEVMVDLMHRPERMLVRELADHPAHLHIDLLPDHQRRGHGRELMTAFLAALHARGVPRVHLGMATANAPARAFYDRLGFHELAVPAPGPLTYLGRTTAA; encoded by the coding sequence ATGACCACTACCTCGCGGGCCTTCGTCCGGCCGTACCAGCCCGATGACCGGGACGCCCTGTTCGACATCTGCGTCCGGACCGCGCACCAGGGCGGCGACTCGCGGCACCTCTACCCCGACCTGGAGCTGCTGCCGAGCATCTTCGCCGCGCCCTACGCCTACCTGGAACCGGAGTTGGCCTTCGTGCTGGACGACGGTGAACGTGCCGTGGGCTACATCGTCGGCACCGCCGACACGCCGCTCTTCGTCGAGCGCTACCGAGCGCAGTGGCTGCCCGGGTTGGCGCTTCGGTACCCGCGCTCCGACCGAACGGCGGAAACCCCCGCCGAGGTGATGGTCGACCTGATGCACCGTCCGGAACGGATGCTGGTAAGGGAGTTGGCCGACCACCCGGCCCACCTCCACATCGACCTGCTGCCCGACCACCAGCGTCGGGGCCACGGACGGGAGCTGATGACGGCGTTCCTGGCGGCGCTGCACGCCCGGGGCGTGCCGCGCGTCCACCTGGGGATGGCCACCGCCAACGCCCCGGCCCGGGCGTTCTACGACCGGCTGGGCTTCCACGAACTCGCCGTCCCGGCCCCGGGCCCGCTGACCTACCTCGGGCGCACGACCGCCGCCTGA
- a CDS encoding APC family permease, which produces MSTLTPDHPPARGSEPAPTAAEPSGTALTGGAIGTFDLVFFVVAAAAPLTAVAGVAPAAIAMGGRGTPLGYLVSGALLALFAAGFTAMSLYVRNAGAFYAYVARGLGRAVGVGTAYVAVLSYNLVEIGLCACFGVFAAGGVEDLTGVSVPWWGCTLVCIAGVAVLGWLKVTLSAKVLGTALVLEVLVLLVLDAGVLGHRGTAAMDVSALDPTSLGGGGAAGMFLLAIGAFTGFEATAIYAEEARDPRRTVPRATFIAVGFLALFYAFAVWVMMGGFGIDESVRIAGGPNGSDMVFDAAHRFVGTWLADTMHVLIITSAFAATLAFHNAAARYMYALGREGLLPRRLASVSPRTGSPSAAVVVQSLLALAVVAVGALAKADPYLVVFLWPNGTGVMGIMLMQALAALAVFAFFRKDRRGMSALRVVWAPLLSFLGLGAFSVYAALRFGLLTGASDAVDTGLLLPLPVVFVIGLLVARRIRRADPERYEQLTNTDAERD; this is translated from the coding sequence ATGAGCACCCTCACCCCCGACCACCCGCCCGCGCGCGGTTCCGAGCCCGCGCCCACGGCCGCCGAGCCTTCCGGCACCGCGCTCACCGGCGGTGCCATCGGCACCTTCGACCTGGTCTTCTTCGTGGTCGCCGCCGCCGCGCCGCTCACCGCCGTGGCCGGGGTGGCCCCCGCCGCCATCGCCATGGGCGGACGCGGCACCCCCCTCGGCTACCTCGTCTCCGGCGCCCTGCTGGCCCTGTTCGCCGCCGGATTCACCGCGATGAGCCTGTACGTCCGCAACGCCGGCGCGTTCTACGCCTACGTCGCCCGGGGCCTCGGCCGCGCCGTCGGCGTGGGCACCGCCTATGTCGCCGTCCTCTCCTACAACCTGGTCGAGATCGGCCTCTGTGCCTGCTTCGGGGTCTTCGCCGCCGGCGGGGTGGAGGACCTCACCGGGGTGTCCGTGCCCTGGTGGGGCTGCACCCTGGTGTGCATCGCCGGCGTCGCCGTCCTCGGCTGGCTGAAGGTGACGCTCAGCGCCAAGGTCCTCGGGACAGCCCTGGTGCTGGAGGTACTGGTGCTGCTGGTGCTCGACGCCGGCGTGCTCGGCCATCGCGGAACCGCCGCGATGGACGTCTCCGCGCTCGACCCCACCTCGCTCGGCGGCGGTGGCGCGGCCGGGATGTTCCTGCTGGCCATCGGCGCCTTCACCGGCTTCGAGGCCACCGCGATCTACGCCGAGGAGGCCCGCGACCCGCGCCGCACCGTGCCCCGCGCCACCTTCATCGCCGTGGGCTTCCTCGCCCTCTTCTACGCCTTCGCGGTCTGGGTGATGATGGGCGGCTTCGGCATCGACGAGTCGGTCCGGATCGCCGGCGGACCGAACGGCTCCGACATGGTCTTCGACGCCGCCCACCGCTTCGTCGGCACCTGGCTGGCCGACACCATGCACGTCCTGATCATCACCAGCGCCTTCGCCGCGACCCTGGCCTTCCACAACGCCGCCGCCCGCTACATGTACGCCCTCGGCCGGGAGGGACTGCTGCCGCGCAGGCTGGCGAGCGTCTCGCCGAGGACGGGATCGCCCAGCGCCGCCGTGGTGGTGCAGAGCCTGCTGGCGCTCGCCGTGGTGGCGGTCGGCGCGCTCGCCAAGGCCGACCCCTACCTGGTGGTCTTCCTCTGGCCCAACGGCACCGGCGTCATGGGCATCATGCTGATGCAGGCGCTGGCCGCGCTGGCGGTCTTCGCCTTCTTCCGCAAGGACCGTCGCGGCATGTCCGCACTGCGGGTGGTCTGGGCGCCGCTGCTGTCCTTCCTCGGCCTCGGCGCCTTCAGCGTCTACGCCGCGCTGCGCTTCGGCCTGCTGACCGGTGCGAGCGACGCCGTCGACACCGGTCTGCTACTACCGCTCCCGGTGGTCTTCGTGATCGGCCTGCTGGTCGCCCGCCGCATCCGGCGCGCCGACCCGGAGCGCTACGAGCAGCTCACCAACACCGACGCCGAACGCGACTGA
- a CDS encoding glycoside hydrolase family 6 protein, with protein MLRQRVHQLRTAAAAAALGAAVIVPVAFGAPAAHAAIVHVANPYVGSTPYLNPDYVSEVDAQATADGGTTGAAEAKVAGYQTAIWMDHIGAIAGDSTHLGLQAQLNNAEAQSATSSTPVLFEVVVYDLPGRDCAALASNGEIPATAAGLTEYETQYIDPIAALLGNSAYSNLRISAIIEPDSLPNAVTNQSKPACATATPYYEAGIEYALNELHPITNLYTYLDIGHSGWLGWPTNMTPAAQEYAKVAKATTAGFASVDGFISDTANYTPTDEPYLPNSTLQVGGSPLDSVNFYQYNPYFDEHTYDEAMHTALVTAGFPSTVGMLIDTSRNGWGGAARPTALNTTPTTATAYVAANKIDQRPFRGDWCNVEGAGIGARPTAQPYGSSDPIIAFVWIKPPGESDGDYPTATHAHGDAHCDPNGTQTDGNGNTYPTDAIPGYDVPAGQWFAAEFQGLVANAYPSLGATTGTTPPSVPTGLTVTGTTSSSISLSWTASTDSAGVAGYDVYRGATKVATVTSGTSYTDTGLTASTSYSYTVDARDAAGDVSAASAAVTGTTAAGSTGGGSGGCTAAYSISSDWGSGFNANVTVTDTGTAATKSWTVSWTWPGNQQITNLWNGAYTQTGSSVTVTAESYNGAISAGGSTSFGFGGSYTGANTAPTLSCTAA; from the coding sequence GTGTTACGTCAGAGAGTCCACCAGCTCCGCACCGCCGCGGCAGCGGCCGCGCTCGGCGCAGCCGTGATCGTCCCGGTCGCCTTCGGGGCCCCGGCCGCCCACGCGGCAATCGTCCACGTCGCCAACCCCTACGTCGGTTCGACGCCGTACCTCAACCCCGACTACGTCAGCGAGGTCGACGCCCAGGCCACCGCCGACGGCGGGACCACCGGGGCGGCCGAGGCCAAGGTCGCCGGCTACCAGACCGCGATCTGGATGGACCACATCGGCGCGATCGCCGGGGACAGCACCCACCTCGGCCTCCAGGCCCAGCTCAACAATGCCGAGGCCCAGTCCGCGACCAGTTCCACCCCGGTGCTGTTCGAGGTGGTCGTCTACGACCTGCCCGGCCGCGACTGCGCCGCCCTGGCCTCCAACGGCGAGATCCCGGCGACCGCGGCCGGCCTGACCGAGTACGAGACCCAGTACATCGACCCGATCGCCGCACTGCTGGGCAACAGCGCCTACAGCAACCTGCGGATCTCCGCGATCATCGAGCCGGACTCGCTGCCCAACGCCGTCACCAACCAGAGCAAGCCGGCCTGCGCCACCGCCACGCCCTACTACGAGGCCGGGATCGAGTACGCCCTCAACGAGCTGCACCCGATCACCAACCTCTACACCTACCTGGACATCGGCCACTCGGGCTGGCTCGGCTGGCCGACCAACATGACCCCGGCCGCCCAGGAGTACGCCAAGGTCGCCAAGGCCACCACGGCCGGTTTCGCCAGCGTCGACGGCTTCATCAGCGACACCGCGAACTACACCCCGACCGACGAGCCGTACCTGCCGAACTCCACGCTCCAGGTCGGTGGTTCGCCGCTGGACTCGGTGAACTTCTACCAGTACAACCCCTACTTCGACGAGCACACCTACGACGAGGCCATGCACACCGCGCTGGTCACGGCCGGCTTCCCGAGCACGGTCGGGATGCTCATCGACACCTCCCGCAACGGCTGGGGCGGCGCGGCCCGGCCGACCGCGCTCAACACGACGCCGACCACCGCCACCGCCTACGTCGCGGCCAACAAGATCGACCAGCGGCCGTTCCGCGGCGACTGGTGCAATGTCGAGGGGGCCGGCATCGGCGCCCGGCCGACGGCTCAGCCCTACGGGTCGAGCGACCCGATCATCGCCTTCGTCTGGATCAAGCCTCCGGGCGAGTCGGACGGCGACTACCCCACCGCCACCCACGCCCACGGCGACGCCCACTGCGACCCCAACGGGACCCAGACCGACGGCAACGGCAACACCTACCCGACCGACGCGATCCCCGGCTACGACGTCCCGGCCGGACAGTGGTTCGCGGCCGAGTTCCAGGGCCTGGTCGCCAACGCCTACCCGTCCCTCGGCGCCACCACCGGCACCACTCCCCCGTCGGTCCCAACCGGACTGACCGTCACCGGCACCACCAGCAGCAGCATCTCGCTCTCCTGGACCGCCTCGACCGACAGCGCCGGCGTGGCCGGCTACGACGTCTACCGGGGGGCGACCAAGGTCGCCACGGTGACCAGCGGCACCAGCTACACCGACACCGGCCTGACCGCGTCCACCTCCTACAGCTACACCGTGGACGCCCGGGACGCGGCGGGCGATGTCTCCGCCGCCTCGGCGGCGGTGACCGGCACCACCGCGGCCGGCTCGACCGGCGGCGGCAGCGGCGGCTGCACCGCGGCCTACAGCATCAGCAGTGACTGGGGCAGCGGCTTCAACGCCAACGTGACGGTCACCGACACCGGCACCGCCGCCACCAAGTCCTGGACGGTCAGCTGGACCTGGCCCGGCAACCAGCAGATCACCAACCTGTGGAACGGCGCCTACACCCAGACCGGCAGCTCGGTCACGGTGACCGCCGAGTCCTACAACGGGGCGATCTCCGCCGGAGGCAGCACCAGCTTCGGCTTCGGCGGGAGCTACACCGGCGCCAACACCGCGCCCACGCTCAGCTGCACCGCCGCCTGA
- a CDS encoding NAD-dependent epimerase/dehydratase family protein: MKLLILGGTEFVGRAVAVCAMQRGWEVTVFHRGRHEAPPGVAVRHGDRTAEGGLAALAEGEWDAVVDTWTGAPSAVRDAARTLTGRVGRYVYVSSRSVYAYPAPAGLPEDGPLAEGASPDDGSAEDYQLAKLGGELAATAAFGERALLVRAGSILGPEENVGRLPWWLNRIARGGPVLAPGPRTLPLQYIDARDLAEWILDAVVAGLGGAYNLVGPAGHTTMGELLETCVRVTGSEAELRWTDPETILAADIEPWSDLPLWIPPGELYDTMHGGDVTKALAAGLRCRPVAETVADTWAWLRSLDGEPPQRTDRPPVGLDPAVEAKVLNG; the protein is encoded by the coding sequence ATGAAACTGCTGATCCTCGGAGGAACCGAGTTCGTCGGACGGGCTGTCGCCGTGTGCGCGATGCAACGCGGGTGGGAGGTGACCGTCTTCCATCGAGGTCGCCACGAGGCGCCGCCCGGGGTCGCCGTCCGGCACGGCGACCGGACGGCCGAGGGCGGACTCGCGGCCCTGGCCGAGGGGGAGTGGGACGCCGTCGTCGACACCTGGACCGGCGCGCCGAGCGCGGTCCGGGACGCGGCCCGGACCCTGACCGGCCGGGTGGGCCGGTACGTCTACGTCTCCAGCCGCTCGGTCTACGCCTACCCGGCCCCGGCCGGGCTGCCGGAGGACGGTCCACTGGCGGAGGGGGCGTCCCCGGACGACGGGAGCGCCGAGGACTACCAACTGGCCAAGCTGGGCGGAGAGCTGGCCGCGACTGCGGCCTTCGGCGAGCGGGCGCTGCTGGTGCGCGCCGGGTCGATCCTCGGACCGGAGGAGAACGTCGGCCGGCTGCCCTGGTGGCTGAACCGGATCGCGCGCGGCGGACCGGTACTGGCCCCCGGTCCGCGCACGCTGCCGCTGCAGTACATCGACGCCCGGGACCTGGCGGAGTGGATCCTCGACGCGGTCGTGGCCGGGCTCGGCGGCGCCTACAACCTGGTCGGCCCGGCCGGGCACACCACGATGGGCGAACTGCTGGAGACCTGCGTCCGGGTCACCGGTTCCGAGGCGGAGTTGCGCTGGACCGATCCGGAGACGATCCTCGCGGCCGACATCGAGCCGTGGAGCGACCTGCCGCTGTGGATCCCGCCGGGCGAGCTGTACGACACCATGCACGGCGGTGACGTGACCAAGGCGTTGGCTGCCGGACTGCGTTGCCGTCCGGTGGCCGAGACGGTCGCCGACACCTGGGCCTGGCTCCGGTCGCTGGACGGCGAGCCGCCGCAGCGAACCGACCGGCCCCCGGTCGGCCTTGACCCGGCGGTCGAGGCCAAGGTTCTGAACGGCTGA
- a CDS encoding ArsR/SmtB family transcription factor translates to MKISDPRAIKALAHPIRLDLLELVGRSGPVTAAQCGRALGESQASCSFHLRQLAKYGFVADAGPGRDRRERLWRITDMRLQLPSGQGPEGAVVRQLNRVMVERELARILDSIERTPDEPADWREASSTLSATIPLTAQDLAEIKERWIEVLAPYIAAAEAAGGQLAPGQRHVRFFSVASPLPELRTEGAEGAEGVDGEESSKDSGKDSAESAQANDANDGNGGSDV, encoded by the coding sequence GTGAAGATCAGTGATCCCCGGGCGATCAAGGCCCTGGCCCACCCGATCCGCCTCGACCTGCTGGAACTGGTGGGCCGCAGCGGACCGGTGACGGCCGCTCAGTGCGGACGCGCCCTCGGCGAGTCCCAGGCGAGTTGCTCGTTCCATCTGCGCCAGCTGGCCAAGTACGGCTTCGTTGCGGACGCCGGCCCCGGCCGGGACCGGCGGGAGCGGCTGTGGCGGATCACCGACATGCGGCTGCAACTGCCCTCCGGGCAGGGACCCGAGGGTGCGGTGGTCCGGCAGCTGAACCGGGTGATGGTGGAGCGGGAGCTCGCCAGGATCCTGGACTCCATCGAGCGGACCCCCGACGAGCCCGCCGACTGGCGCGAGGCCAGTTCGACGCTGTCGGCGACCATCCCGCTGACCGCCCAGGACCTCGCCGAGATCAAGGAGCGCTGGATCGAGGTGCTGGCGCCCTACATCGCCGCCGCCGAGGCGGCGGGCGGGCAACTGGCCCCCGGCCAGCGGCATGTCCGCTTCTTCTCGGTGGCCTCGCCGCTGCCCGAGCTGCGGACGGAGGGTGCGGAGGGTGCGGAGGGGGTCGATGGCGAGGAAAGCAGCAAGGACAGCGGTAAGGACAGTGCGGAATCGGCGCAGGCGAACGACGCCAACGATGGGAACGGTGGATCCGATGTCTGA